One window from the genome of Bacteroidales bacterium encodes:
- a CDS encoding glycyl-radical enzyme activating protein: protein MKGIVFDIRRFCVHDGPGIRTTVFLKGCPLRCRWCHNPESQEKQIEHTKKEIILEGRKLLKDVQIGKEMTINEVLTEIRKDIVFFNESGGGVTFSGGEPLSQPEFLQQLLKSCQQEGLHTAVDTCGYANPEIIEKIRQSTDLFLWDLKHTDPITHKQFTGVDNRLILKNLEMISKHNKKTNIRIPVVPGFNNTVEEMTIIVNYLKSLNGSITGVNLLPYHSMAKAKYSRLSKDFALADFDKVQDNDLFLFREIFEKEGFKTKIGG from the coding sequence ATGAAAGGTATTGTATTCGATATCAGGCGTTTTTGCGTGCACGACGGTCCGGGAATCCGCACTACGGTATTTCTGAAAGGCTGTCCATTGCGCTGTCGCTGGTGTCACAATCCCGAAAGCCAGGAGAAACAAATTGAGCATACTAAAAAAGAAATTATTCTGGAAGGCAGAAAACTTCTAAAGGATGTTCAAATCGGAAAAGAAATGACGATTAACGAGGTATTGACTGAGATCCGAAAAGACATAGTTTTTTTCAACGAAAGTGGTGGCGGAGTGACTTTCAGCGGGGGAGAGCCGCTAAGCCAGCCGGAGTTTCTTCAACAACTTTTAAAATCATGCCAACAAGAGGGCTTACATACAGCGGTTGACACATGCGGATATGCCAATCCGGAAATCATTGAGAAAATTAGACAGTCGACCGATCTTTTCCTGTGGGACCTGAAGCATACCGACCCAATCACTCACAAGCAGTTCACAGGGGTTGACAACCGGTTGATCCTGAAAAACCTTGAAATGATATCAAAGCACAACAAGAAAACGAACATCCGCATTCCTGTAGTCCCGGGATTTAATAATACAGTTGAAGAAATGACCATTATCGTCAATTATTTAAAAAGTCTGAATGGTTCGATAACCGGGGTTAATTTGCTACCATACCACTCGATGGCAAAAGCCAAATACTCGAGGTTAAGTAAAGATTTTGCCCTGGCTGATTTTGACAAAGTTCAGGACAATGATTTATTTTTGTTCAGAGAAATTTTTGAAAAAGAAGGATTTAAAACAAAAATTGGAGGATAA
- a CDS encoding oligosaccharide flippase family protein has translation MKKKFLSNLILLLFLNLLVKPFWILGIDRSVQNIVGAEDYGFYYVLFNFSFLFNILLDFGITNYNNRNIAQHSQLLNKHFSGIVIIKLLLAVLYTIITFSVGLIIGFSANQLGLLGFMCFNQFLLSFILYLRSNVSGLLMFRTDSFLSVLDRVLMILICGVLIWGHVTTSLFRIEWFVYAQTTAYLLTAIVASIVVIKKAEFRRLNWNWPFFVMIIRKSFPFAILVLLMTFYNRIDSVMIERLLPADIGEYEVGIYASAYRLLDASNMIAYLFSVLLLPLFSRMIKNRENVVQVVKLAATLLFIISSTVAIGSHFYSFELMNLMYHDHVEESAEVFRLLMFGYIAISTTYVFGTLLTANGSLKTLNIVAASGMFLNFAINMILVPRLYAVGSAYASLIAQYATAFIQLLIACRLFGFKPNYRFLSTLATFAVGIVLINVFSKQIFGNWIYNFMLMVGASVALATLLKLLNIKGFIDILRSKEELDANFEEG, from the coding sequence ATGAAAAAGAAATTTTTATCCAATTTAATTCTTTTACTGTTTTTAAACCTGCTGGTGAAACCATTCTGGATTCTTGGCATTGACCGATCGGTGCAAAATATCGTCGGCGCTGAGGATTACGGGTTTTATTATGTACTGTTCAACTTTTCCTTCCTTTTCAATATTCTTCTCGATTTTGGAATTACCAACTACAACAACCGGAATATCGCTCAGCATAGCCAGTTGCTAAACAAGCATTTCTCAGGGATCGTTATCATCAAATTACTGCTTGCTGTACTTTATACGATCATCACCTTCAGCGTTGGCCTCATTATCGGGTTCAGTGCCAATCAACTCGGATTGCTCGGCTTTATGTGTTTTAACCAGTTTTTGCTTTCATTTATCCTGTATCTGCGATCTAATGTTTCAGGCCTGTTGATGTTTCGCACCGACAGTTTTCTTTCGGTACTTGACAGGGTACTGATGATCCTGATCTGTGGTGTTCTGATTTGGGGACATGTTACAACCAGTTTATTTCGTATCGAGTGGTTTGTGTATGCACAAACGACTGCCTATCTGCTCACAGCTATAGTGGCTTCAATTGTAGTGATTAAAAAAGCTGAATTCCGCAGGCTAAACTGGAACTGGCCATTTTTTGTAATGATTATCAGGAAAAGCTTTCCTTTTGCAATACTGGTGCTATTGATGACTTTTTACAACCGCATCGATTCAGTGATGATTGAGCGATTGCTTCCTGCGGATATCGGCGAATACGAAGTGGGTATTTATGCTTCGGCATACCGGCTACTCGATGCCTCCAATATGATAGCCTATTTATTCTCGGTTTTACTGCTACCGTTGTTTTCACGTATGATTAAAAATAGGGAAAATGTCGTGCAGGTTGTAAAACTGGCAGCCACACTGCTGTTTATTATTTCATCCACAGTTGCCATCGGTTCTCATTTTTATAGTTTTGAACTGATGAATCTGATGTACCACGACCACGTGGAAGAATCGGCTGAGGTTTTTCGGCTGCTGATGTTTGGATACATTGCCATCTCAACTACTTATGTCTTTGGCACGCTGCTTACAGCCAACGGAAGTTTGAAAACACTCAATATTGTTGCTGCCAGTGGAATGTTTCTCAATTTCGCCATAAACATGATTCTTGTTCCCCGGCTTTACGCTGTCGGGTCAGCCTATGCGAGCCTGATCGCTCAATATGCAACAGCCTTCATCCAGTTGCTGATCGCCTGCAGGTTGTTCGGGTTTAAACCAAATTACAGGTTCCTTTCCACATTGGCGACCTTTGCAGTTGGAATTGTTTTGATCAACGTTTTTTCGAAACAAATTTTCGGGAACTGGATATATAACTTTATGCTGATGGTCGGCGCTTCTGTTGCTTTGGCAACCTTGCTTAAACTGCTAAATATCAAGGGATTTATCGATATTTTAAGAAGTAAAGAGGAATTGGACGCAAATTTTGAAGAAGGTTGA
- a CDS encoding O-antigen ligase family protein, producing the protein MTERIKLYWVYGISVLFIFLNIMLILKDFYWFLLVPLLLVIVLLYIFSMDKVLLLITFFTPLSIYLVHSEFNLGVSLPAEPLMFGVLIIFVLKIIAGYGFDRKILRHPLSLAVMANLAWIFVTTLTSELPAVSAKFLVARLWFVVPFFFVGVVLFKKFSNTKRFIWLYLFGLLIVVIYTTIRHAGLGFTERAGSWAVKPFYNDHTAYGAIIAMFIPFVVAFIFDKSYKFSVRMSSLFVLVLLLTGILLSYSRAAWISVAVGFAVYLIILTKIKFKYLLGIFIVLLISLFSFQQQILETLERNRQDSSADLIEHVQSIYNISSDASNLERINRWQAGIRMFEERPVVGWGPGTYQFLYAPFQRSKEKTIISTNLGDMGNAHSEYIGPLAEQGILGMLTMVMVVIIAIYTAFKVMRLTTDREVRMMSLTAAIALITYFVHGFLNNFLDTDKASVPIWGFLAMILALDIYHSKSKQDV; encoded by the coding sequence TTGACTGAAAGAATAAAACTATATTGGGTTTACGGCATTAGTGTGTTATTCATTTTTCTGAATATCATGCTAATCCTCAAAGACTTTTATTGGTTCCTGCTGGTTCCCTTGTTGCTGGTAATCGTATTGCTATACATCTTTTCGATGGATAAGGTGCTGTTGCTGATTACCTTCTTCACGCCGCTCTCTATTTATCTTGTGCATTCTGAATTTAATCTCGGCGTGTCATTGCCAGCCGAGCCACTTATGTTCGGAGTACTTATTATTTTTGTTTTAAAAATTATTGCCGGCTATGGTTTTGACCGGAAAATACTCCGGCACCCGCTTTCTCTTGCTGTAATGGCTAATCTTGCGTGGATTTTTGTCACAACATTAACCAGTGAACTTCCGGCAGTGTCGGCGAAGTTTCTGGTTGCAAGGTTATGGTTTGTTGTACCATTCTTTTTTGTCGGGGTGGTGTTATTTAAAAAATTCAGCAACACAAAGCGGTTTATTTGGCTTTACCTTTTTGGGCTTCTTATTGTGGTTATCTACACAACGATACGTCACGCCGGGTTGGGATTTACGGAGCGGGCAGGTAGTTGGGCAGTAAAACCGTTTTACAACGATCACACAGCGTATGGGGCCATTATCGCTATGTTTATTCCATTTGTAGTGGCTTTCATTTTTGACAAAAGTTACAAATTTTCGGTCAGGATGTCTTCATTGTTTGTCCTGGTGCTTTTACTGACAGGAATTCTATTGTCATACAGCCGTGCAGCATGGATCAGTGTGGCTGTTGGCTTTGCGGTTTACCTGATCATCTTGACGAAGATCAAATTCAAATACCTTCTTGGTATTTTTATTGTCCTTTTAATCAGCCTTTTTAGTTTTCAGCAGCAAATTCTCGAAACGCTGGAGCGAAACAGGCAGGACTCTTCAGCCGATTTAATCGAACATGTTCAATCTATCTACAATATCAGCTCCGATGCATCCAATCTTGAAAGAATTAACCGGTGGCAGGCGGGAATCCGCATGTTCGAGGAACGCCCGGTAGTTGGTTGGGGACCCGGTACGTACCAGTTTTTGTACGCCCCATTCCAGCGGAGCAAAGAAAAAACCATTATCAGTACCAATCTGGGCGACATGGGTAATGCTCACAGCGAGTACATCGGCCCTCTGGCAGAGCAGGGAATACTTGGAATGTTGACAATGGTAATGGTAGTGATCATCGCGATTTACACAGCCTTCAAGGTGATGCGATTAACAACTGACCGTGAAGTACGAATGATGAGTTTAACTGCCGCTATTGCACTGATAACCTACTTCGTACATGGCTTTCTTAATAATTTCCTTGACACTGATAAAGCATCAGTTCCTATTTGGGGATTTCTGGCTATGATTTTGGCCTTAGATATTTATCATAGCAAAAGTAAGCAGGATGTTTGA
- a CDS encoding serine hydrolase yields the protein MLKTIKTKLCLFLSLIMIFPSCHVGRYFYWNYAGITDYKKFPSEPVSSGEKIYYFEQPAEKMTPALPGPFATDDKSVDLRSFLDQRETVAFLVIRNDTILMEEYFDKYTEDAIIASFSLSKSFISALTGILIAEGYIQSVHEPVTDFLPELLTADLRFGDITLEHLLNMRSGIRFNEGYSNPFSDMAKYYYGTNLNRYIRKLKIERPPDEVYDYISVNNQLLGMALERATGKHLPELLEEKIWKPLGMEYDASWSVDSKRNRQTKAFCCINARAVDLAKFGRLYLNKGNWNDKQIIPEAWVDSTMRIVNDSRDSQGYPYTYQWRVKEDGAIFAKGVLGQYIYVFPKKNIIIVRMGKKDGGMVWPEFFERLCEQL from the coding sequence ATGTTGAAAACGATTAAAACGAAACTCTGCCTGTTCCTGTCATTGATCATGATTTTCCCATCATGTCATGTAGGAAGGTATTTTTACTGGAATTATGCCGGAATCACTGATTATAAAAAATTCCCATCTGAACCAGTATCATCAGGGGAGAAGATCTATTACTTCGAACAGCCGGCAGAGAAGATGACACCGGCACTCCCCGGTCCATTTGCCACCGATGACAAGTCGGTAGATTTGCGCTCATTTCTCGATCAGCGTGAGACAGTTGCGTTTCTTGTGATCAGAAATGATACAATTTTAATGGAGGAGTATTTTGATAAATATACTGAGGATGCCATTATCGCCTCTTTTTCATTGAGTAAATCTTTTATTTCAGCGCTTACCGGTATTCTTATAGCCGAAGGATATATCCAGTCTGTTCACGAACCTGTTACTGATTTCCTTCCTGAACTCCTCACAGCAGATTTGCGTTTTGGAGACATCACCCTCGAACATTTACTGAATATGCGCTCCGGGATCCGGTTTAATGAGGGCTACTCAAATCCCTTTTCCGACATGGCCAAATATTATTATGGTACAAACCTGAACCGGTATATCAGGAAACTGAAGATTGAGCGGCCACCTGATGAAGTATATGATTACATCAGTGTGAACAATCAACTGCTTGGAATGGCTCTCGAACGCGCCACAGGAAAGCATCTGCCGGAATTGCTTGAGGAAAAAATCTGGAAACCGCTCGGGATGGAATATGATGCTTCATGGAGTGTGGACAGTAAACGAAACCGCCAGACCAAGGCATTTTGCTGCATCAATGCACGGGCGGTTGATTTGGCAAAATTTGGAAGGCTTTACCTGAATAAAGGTAACTGGAACGATAAGCAAATTATTCCGGAGGCATGGGTCGATTCAACGATGCGCATAGTGAACGATTCAAGAGATTCACAGGGTTATCCTTATACTTATCAATGGCGGGTAAAAGAAGACGGCGCAATTTTCGCAAAAGGAGTACTTGGCCAATACATTTATGTTTTCCCAAAAAAAAATATCATCATCGTCAGGATGGGTAAAAAAGATGGTGGTATGGTCTGGCCGGAGTTTTTTGAGCGACTCTGCGAACAACTGTAA
- a CDS encoding PaaI family thioesterase, whose protein sequence is MFRKIRNPFAGMSGYDCFGCSPDNPIGLRLNFVDEGEYLTATWIPEDHFQGYHDLLHGGIQSTLMDEIASWFVYVKIKTAGVTSRLEVKYKKPVLINKGAIKLRAKLISQRRNLVDIEVELFDNEGQLCAHGIVQYFTFSEKLSKEKYFYPDSGDFYFEKGEEEMK, encoded by the coding sequence ATGTTCAGAAAAATAAGAAATCCCTTTGCAGGGATGAGCGGCTACGACTGCTTTGGCTGCTCGCCTGACAATCCCATCGGGCTGCGGTTGAACTTTGTGGACGAAGGGGAATACCTCACAGCCACCTGGATACCGGAAGATCATTTCCAGGGCTACCACGACCTGCTGCATGGCGGTATTCAATCCACGCTGATGGACGAAATTGCAAGCTGGTTTGTTTATGTAAAAATAAAAACCGCCGGCGTCACTTCCAGGCTCGAAGTTAAATACAAAAAGCCCGTTCTCATTAACAAAGGAGCTATTAAACTCAGGGCGAAGCTCATCTCCCAAAGGCGAAACCTGGTGGATATCGAAGTTGAATTATTTGACAATGAAGGGCAACTTTGCGCCCATGGAATCGTCCAGTACTTCACATTTTCCGAAAAACTTTCAAAAGAAAAATACTTCTATCCTGACTCAGGAGATTTTTACTTCGAAAAAGGTGAGGAAGAAATGAAGTGA
- a CDS encoding toxin-antitoxin system YwqK family antitoxin: MKVLILFFSTLFIAASCHFTIDSSDGGSQTNQTDGKGRKQGYWIDTIENIKSVGFYLDDKKDGSWITYHKNDLVQFVENYNEGKKNGAFIEIDSRGYLVSEQFYVNDQKHGAYRVYERGSRLILEENYISGKLEGLKRAFYASGTLQEESEHKNGIKNGLSKWYTQNGNLIAEYLYVDGKFEGTQKTFYENGALLTEETYVNNNREGEHREYHLNGKVKEEGLFKDNLKHGIWKVYDEDGNLVSEKTFDQGIEK; this comes from the coding sequence ATGAAAGTTCTAATCTTATTCTTCAGCACACTTTTCATTGCAGCATCCTGTCATTTTACTATTGATAGCAGCGATGGAGGAAGCCAAACCAATCAAACGGACGGTAAAGGCCGGAAGCAGGGTTATTGGATCGACACGATCGAAAATATAAAAAGTGTAGGGTTTTATCTCGATGATAAGAAAGACGGGAGTTGGATAACATATCACAAAAACGACCTGGTTCAATTTGTCGAAAACTATAATGAAGGCAAAAAAAATGGCGCATTCATCGAAATTGACAGCAGGGGTTATTTGGTTTCAGAGCAATTTTATGTGAATGATCAAAAGCATGGCGCTTACAGGGTTTACGAACGAGGTTCCAGGTTAATTCTTGAAGAGAATTATATTAGCGGCAAATTGGAAGGATTGAAGCGTGCTTTCTATGCGAGTGGAACATTGCAGGAGGAGTCAGAGCACAAAAACGGAATTAAGAATGGATTATCAAAATGGTACACGCAAAATGGAAATTTAATTGCTGAATATCTTTATGTCGACGGGAAATTTGAAGGTACCCAAAAGACATTCTATGAAAATGGTGCGCTTTTAACCGAAGAGACTTACGTGAATAATAACCGCGAAGGTGAACACCGTGAATATCACCTCAACGGAAAAGTAAAGGAGGAAGGCCTGTTTAAGGATAATCTTAAGCATGGAATATGGAAGGTCTATGATGAAGACGGAAATTTAGTTAGTGAAAAAACTTTCGACCAGGGCATAGAAAAATAA
- the rimO gene encoding 30S ribosomal protein S12 methylthiotransferase RimO — translation MKTKSIQNSISIITLGCSKNLVDSEVLMRQLQSGGMQVAHNPEEVNADKVIINTCGFINDAKEESIETILSFARAKKEGSIKELYVMGCLSERYRKDLENEIPEVDGFFGVAEFPAILRSIGVDYRKELLGERIITTPSHYTYLKISEGCDRKCAFCAIPLIRGKHRSKTIEELTEEVRFLASNGVKELMIIAQDSTYYGLDIYGKRKLPELLEKLSEVSGIEWIRLHYAYPAGFPMEVLDVMRSSSKICNYIDIPVQHISEPILKAMKRGHTGRQTLQLIQKFRKAIPDIAIRTSIIVGFPGETKDHFSELKAFVAEAQFERLGVFTYSHEENTPAFKQKDNVHAAIKKQRAAQLMELQEQISFQLNQDKVGKIMKVIIDRNEGGYWVGRSQYDSPEVDNEILIPEQFHLRQGNFYPIKISSAEAFDLYGEPAID, via the coding sequence TTGAAAACTAAATCCATTCAAAATTCAATCAGTATCATCACACTGGGCTGCTCCAAAAACCTGGTGGACTCCGAGGTGCTGATGCGTCAACTGCAATCGGGTGGAATGCAGGTTGCGCACAACCCCGAGGAAGTGAACGCTGATAAGGTAATCATCAATACGTGCGGTTTTATTAACGATGCAAAAGAGGAATCAATAGAAACCATTTTGAGTTTTGCAAGGGCAAAAAAGGAAGGGAGCATTAAGGAATTGTATGTAATGGGATGTCTTTCGGAGCGCTACCGCAAGGACCTTGAGAATGAAATCCCGGAAGTTGATGGCTTTTTTGGCGTGGCCGAATTTCCGGCAATCCTCCGAAGCATTGGCGTGGATTACAGGAAAGAGTTGCTTGGAGAGCGAATCATAACAACACCTTCACATTATACTTACCTTAAGATTTCGGAAGGATGCGACCGTAAATGTGCCTTTTGCGCCATCCCGCTGATCAGGGGAAAACACCGATCAAAAACCATTGAAGAATTAACTGAAGAAGTCAGGTTTCTGGCCTCCAACGGGGTTAAAGAACTTATGATCATCGCACAGGATTCCACCTATTATGGTTTAGATATTTACGGTAAACGAAAACTGCCGGAATTGCTCGAAAAACTTTCTGAGGTTTCAGGTATCGAATGGATCAGGTTACATTATGCCTACCCTGCGGGTTTCCCGATGGAAGTGCTGGATGTGATGCGTTCATCATCAAAGATTTGTAATTACATCGACATTCCTGTGCAACATATCAGCGAGCCGATCCTAAAAGCAATGAAACGGGGGCATACAGGCAGGCAAACCCTGCAGCTGATCCAAAAATTCAGAAAAGCCATTCCCGATATCGCTATCAGAACAAGCATCATTGTTGGATTTCCTGGTGAGACGAAAGATCATTTCAGCGAATTGAAGGCGTTCGTAGCTGAGGCTCAGTTCGAACGGCTTGGCGTATTCACTTATTCCCATGAGGAAAATACTCCTGCTTTCAAGCAAAAAGACAATGTTCATGCGGCAATAAAAAAACAGAGGGCAGCACAACTCATGGAACTTCAGGAACAAATCTCCTTCCAGCTGAACCAGGACAAAGTGGGTAAAATCATGAAGGTGATCATCGACCGGAACGAAGGTGGATACTGGGTTGGCCGCAGCCAATATGATTCGCCTGAGGTGGACAATGAAATTCTCATACCTGAGCAATTTCACCTCAGGCAAGGCAATTTTTATCCAATAAAAATTTCATCTGCAGAAGCATTTGATCTTTACGGTGAGCCTGCCATCGATTAA
- the ftsY gene encoding signal recognition particle-docking protein FtsY: protein MGIFDFFSKKKKEQLDEGLEKTKQSVFSKITKAIAGKTKVDDEVLDNLEEVLVSSDVGVTTTLKIIGRIEARVARDKYLNAGELHTMLKEEIAAMLAENDNGELLGFDFPKRDLPYVIMVVGVNGVGKTTTIGKLAHQFKTAGKSVLLGAADTFRAAAVDQLTIWSQRVDVPLVSQGMGADPASVAYDTLKSAVANKVDVVIIDTAGRLHNKINLMNELTKIKSVMKKIIPDAPHEILLILDASTGQNAIEQAKQFTAATEVNALALTKLDGTAKGGVVIGISDQFQVPVKYIGIGEKKEDLQLFNKFEFVDSLFNE from the coding sequence ATGGGGATTTTCGACTTTTTTTCAAAAAAGAAAAAAGAACAGCTCGATGAAGGGTTGGAAAAGACCAAACAGAGTGTTTTTTCAAAAATAACCAAAGCCATTGCAGGTAAGACAAAAGTGGATGATGAAGTGTTGGACAACCTGGAGGAGGTACTGGTTAGTTCTGATGTGGGAGTAACCACCACACTGAAGATTATCGGTCGGATTGAAGCCCGTGTGGCGCGTGACAAATATCTGAATGCAGGTGAATTACACACCATGCTTAAGGAAGAGATTGCAGCTATGCTCGCCGAAAACGACAACGGCGAATTGCTGGGGTTCGATTTCCCAAAACGCGATCTTCCTTATGTGATAATGGTTGTGGGTGTTAATGGTGTTGGAAAGACAACGACCATTGGCAAACTGGCTCATCAGTTCAAGACGGCCGGCAAATCCGTTTTGCTGGGTGCTGCCGATACTTTCAGGGCTGCCGCTGTTGATCAGCTGACGATCTGGTCGCAACGGGTTGACGTGCCTCTTGTTTCGCAGGGGATGGGAGCTGATCCTGCATCGGTAGCTTACGATACATTGAAATCGGCTGTGGCCAATAAAGTTGATGTGGTCATTATTGATACTGCAGGCCGCCTGCACAATAAAATCAACCTGATGAATGAGCTGACAAAGATTAAAAGTGTGATGAAAAAAATCATCCCTGATGCTCCGCACGAAATACTTCTCATCCTCGATGCTTCTACCGGTCAGAACGCCATTGAACAGGCAAAACAGTTTACAGCAGCCACCGAAGTGAATGCACTGGCGCTTACCAAGCTTGATGGTACGGCCAAAGGTGGAGTGGTCATAGGAATTTCCGATCAGTTTCAGGTTCCGGTGAAATACATTGGGATAGGGGAGAAAAAAGAAGACCTGCAACTCTTTAACAAGTTTGAGTTTGTGGATTCCCTTTTTAATGAATAA
- a CDS encoding DUF4295 domain-containing protein, producing the protein MAKKVVATLQAAGKDYAKVISVVRSKKTGAYTFKEEIMLNDKAQELVKKG; encoded by the coding sequence ATGGCAAAGAAAGTTGTTGCTACACTGCAAGCCGCCGGAAAAGATTACGCAAAAGTAATCTCGGTTGTTCGTTCAAAAAAAACCGGCGCTTATACGTTCAAGGAAGAGATTATGCTGAACGATAAAGCTCAGGAACTGGTTAAGAAAGGATAA
- the rpmG gene encoding 50S ribosomal protein L33, producing MAKKSKDARVQVILECTEHKTSGLPGTSRYISTKNKKNTPERMELKKYNPIMKKITIHREIK from the coding sequence ATGGCAAAAAAATCAAAAGACGCAAGGGTTCAGGTAATTCTGGAGTGTACAGAGCATAAAACCAGCGGGCTACCCGGAACATCAAGGTACATTTCTACTAAAAACAAGAAGAACACACCTGAAAGAATGGAGTTGAAAAAATACAACCCCATCATGAAAAAAATCACCATTCACAGAGAAATTAAATAA
- the rho gene encoding transcription termination factor Rho, whose protein sequence is MYDIIELNGKVLTELRDIAKELNISKINNLKKQDLVYKILDQQALNPPKPKFEEKSNTDFNKNKRKRIETKSSKDRIASSTDKEAVTNVASLPVADVKENVPTVKEEESKNQKPEVLEKFKKHPLERKFQKPESDNKNQTPVTEEKTQRQPVAEIVEKPAVENRFPRKNIGFQKETEQPKKIDQTETINFNQEKPEEENRPDRFQNQEGRTAEQPQRPKFHEKNRDKYSFEVDGVVSTEGVLEIMQDGYGFLRSSDYNYLNSPDDVYVSQSQIKLFGLKTGDTVRGSIRPPKDGEKFFPLIKVEEINGRDPEEARDRVPFDFLTPLFPEKKFKLSGHPNESISTRIIDMFTPIGKGQRGLIVAQPKTGKTVLLKEIANAIAANHPEVYMMILLIDERPEEVTDMQRSVRAEVIASTFDEPAERHVKIANIVLEKAKRLTECGHDVVILLDSITRLARAYNTTAPASGKVLSGGVDSNALQKPKRFFGAARQIENGGSLTIISTALIDTGSRMDEVIFEEFKGTGNMELQLDRKISNKRIYPAIDIVASSTRRDDLLLDKEMLQRIWILRNILAERTPIEAMEFLKDKMRFTQTNEEFIISMNS, encoded by the coding sequence ATGTACGATATTATTGAACTCAACGGAAAGGTTCTCACGGAATTAAGAGATATTGCCAAAGAACTTAACATTTCCAAAATCAACAACCTCAAAAAGCAGGATCTGGTGTACAAAATACTTGATCAGCAAGCCCTTAACCCACCAAAACCGAAATTCGAAGAAAAGAGCAACACTGACTTCAACAAGAACAAGCGCAAAAGGATTGAAACCAAATCATCCAAAGATAGAATTGCATCAAGCACTGATAAAGAAGCCGTTACCAATGTTGCATCTCTACCTGTTGCAGATGTAAAAGAAAATGTTCCAACGGTTAAGGAGGAAGAAAGCAAAAACCAGAAACCTGAAGTCTTGGAGAAATTCAAAAAGCATCCCTTAGAAAGAAAATTTCAAAAACCTGAAAGCGACAATAAAAACCAAACGCCAGTTACGGAAGAAAAGACTCAGAGACAGCCAGTTGCTGAAATTGTTGAAAAACCGGCGGTTGAAAACCGGTTTCCCAGGAAAAATATCGGATTTCAAAAAGAGACCGAGCAACCAAAAAAAATTGATCAAACTGAAACCATCAATTTCAACCAGGAAAAACCGGAAGAAGAGAACAGACCCGACCGTTTTCAAAATCAGGAAGGTAGAACTGCAGAACAACCACAACGCCCTAAATTTCACGAAAAGAACCGTGATAAGTACTCATTCGAAGTGGACGGTGTAGTTTCTACCGAAGGTGTACTCGAAATCATGCAGGATGGCTACGGCTTTTTACGCTCATCAGACTACAACTACCTGAACTCACCCGATGATGTTTATGTTTCACAGTCGCAGATAAAACTCTTTGGTTTAAAAACAGGTGACACCGTTCGCGGCAGTATCCGTCCGCCAAAGGATGGTGAAAAATTTTTCCCGCTTATCAAGGTTGAAGAGATCAACGGACGTGACCCCGAAGAAGCACGTGACAGGGTGCCTTTCGACTTCCTGACTCCCCTTTTCCCCGAAAAGAAGTTTAAACTTTCAGGACACCCCAACGAATCCATCTCCACTCGGATCATCGACATGTTCACCCCAATTGGCAAAGGTCAGCGAGGATTAATTGTAGCTCAGCCCAAAACAGGTAAAACAGTATTGCTCAAAGAAATTGCCAACGCTATTGCCGCCAACCACCCTGAGGTCTATATGATGATCCTCCTGATCGATGAACGTCCGGAGGAGGTTACTGACATGCAACGCAGTGTAAGAGCCGAGGTGATTGCTTCCACATTTGATGAGCCTGCCGAAAGACATGTAAAGATTGCCAACATTGTACTTGAAAAAGCCAAACGACTTACCGAATGTGGTCATGACGTGGTAATTCTGCTCGACTCCATTACACGTCTTGCAAGGGCTTACAACACTACAGCACCCGCCTCAGGTAAGGTGCTATCAGGCGGTGTTGATTCCAACGCCCTGCAAAAACCCAAGCGGTTTTTCGGCGCTGCCCGCCAGATCGAAAACGGCGGCTCGTTGACCATCATCTCAACAGCCCTTATTGACACCGGATCAAGGATGGATGAGGTTATTTTCGAAGAATTTAAAGGCACCGGTAACATGGAACTCCAACTCGACCGAAAAATATCCAATAAACGAATTTACCCGGCAATCGACATTGTTGCCTCAAGCACACGTCGCGATGACCTGCTGCTTGATAAGGAGATGCTACAGCGGATTTGGATTTTGCGTAATATCCTTGCTGAAAGGACACCAATCGAGGCGATGGAATTTTTGAAAGATAAAATGCGGTTTACCCAAACCAATGAGGAGTTTATTATCTCGATGAATAGTTAA